The following DNA comes from Mya arenaria isolate MELC-2E11 chromosome 11, ASM2691426v1.
CGAAAACAACGTATTCATGCAAGTAGTGAAAACGGTCTTGGTTATcttattatgtatattatattaacaaatcACCATTTCTTAATTAGTGCTCCCACACTTATTGGATTGATTGAACAaaaaactacatggacaagctcAAAagcaatatacatgttttacaaagcAGAAGGGCCAAGCCCGAACCTACCAGATGCATTTAATGTCGGGTGAATACACTCTCCACATACGGAGAACACGATTGTGAACACACTGAAAGGAAACAATGTAACTATGAACATGATGAGAATGACGCACAACATTTTAGCGGcttttttgtcagacaaagtGTTCCGGTGTTTTCTGCTCTTTATCACCTTGTAAATTTTGTTGTACAACACCAACATAGCGGCAATTGGTATGTAGATCGTTAAAAACATGGCGCATACAGTAAACACTGTGTTCGAGAACAGCGGGACGTAACATATTCCATTAGGAATCATTCGTTTCCCTTCAGCAAATCTCCCGGCAAATATTGCAGGAGCCCACACGGAGAAAGGTATGATCCAAGCTAACATAATCATGACAATAGCGTTACATGGAGTTCTCCTCAACCTATATGCCATAGGACTCGATATTGAATAAAACCTATCAAATGAAATCACGAGTAAGTTGGCGACGGATGCATAACATATTCCATAGTCGAGCAATAGAAATATATCACAAATCAAGCTTCCGAACGGCCAGTATCCCAGTATACAGTATATACCATAACACGGAACTGATATAAATCCAACTATTAAATCCGTTATGGCAAGACTTAATATGAAATAGTTGTTGACCTTTCTTAGATGTGCATATCGTTTAAATGCAAGTATTACTAAAACGTtcaataatattatcattaacGAGAAAATAAAAGTCAGCACTcctaaaatgataattttagtTGTTGAATAATCCAGATAGACAGCTCCGCGTAAATAGTTCATGTTATCCTTCTTGAGAGCGTGCTATCATTTCagagtaaacattttgtttttgtcgaCCATGTTTTATAGATTTGGTATCACGTTAACCCTTTTTCCTTTAATTTCCATTACCATTTTAGGATAGAGAGAGCTCTACTAATGGATGGGCTTTCTGAAATCACTACTACAGTAAAAATATAGAggaaatgtgtttgtttgggtATGATATCGTAATATCTTTTACTGAATGAGCACCACTAGGTGAAAGGTTACTTTTGATTTTCACGAGGTCAAATATTTTGAGGTCTCACACTGAAAATAACActtctttttcaaatatgattaaaaatatagaaTGATAAGATTTTTAAGtgcgccaaattgtatgcgaacgtaatGTCagttcggaaatgacgtcgtgaAATTATGTATACGCCCTATGCACTCTGACGTCTGATTCGGACATAAAAGCAGcctaactttaaaaaaaattgagacACATTAAATCCTTATTTCACACTGATGAATCTCTAAATAATACCGGAAAGCAAATAATGGTAAATTATGGtattcaaaaagtataaatttgGGCTCACACTTGACTACATGTTCCTACGCTGACTAAAATTTTGTTAGAATTCCAATATGTTCCTTATTACCCTAACATAGGGCATTGCCTAATGGCGAGTACTGTATTCAGCGGTGAgataaacctcgtttccgcaaaacaccctacgctcgggtcggaatgaacctatcttacactctcgtcaatggaagatacttataatctcacctcagttaaacaaaattaagtaaaaatgtatttctttgccggaactcttttgtgcttagtgaaaataattgcgtacggatatgcaatacttcgtggttgtcatggatattcgcccagtgattcagagtatgtaaatggtctgatcggtctttaaatagttctaagaagagtgaagcattattcttgaaaggtgcgtgaaaactgttttctggtgacatttgaagcgagaaataattaactcgcgttctaaatattgccacaagacaaggtttccatgatacgctacagacgacagtcttcaacaagggaggtaatgaCAATGTGGTacccattaaaagaagttccatacgggcattttatcttcgcctgtgggcaagataataatttctagcatggttaaattaatggatctacttatctgaggtgggagaaatggTCATGGGACTCGTACTCTATGTAACATATTATGTGCTTCTAGTTCAATTTGGTTCCGGTCTTCTGCTAGCTTTTCTAAAGCAAGAACGCGTAGTGGAACGCCACGTCTTAGGTATATATTATGTGTTAGGTATATATAATGtgttagatatatataatgtgttagatatatataatgtcaAAGGAACATATAATGTCTTAGGTATATACATTGTCTTAGGTACATACATTGTCTTAGGTACATACATTGTCTTAGGTACATATAATGTCTTAGTCACATATGATGTCTTAGGTACATACAATGTCTTAGGTACGTTTAATGTCTTAGGTACTTACAATGTCTTAGGTACATATAATGTCATAGGTACATAATAATGGCTTAGGTACATACAATGTTTAAGGTACATGCAATGTCTTAGGTACATATAATCCCGGAAAATAACTGTCAGTGTGTCAGCGGCTGTGATAAAACGTATAATGGACCATTTTCGGCTTACAATGTTAGATCTTAAGTCATTGAATCAGCGAACCAGGAATTTTTCTTACCATTTACGAAGCATCCAATTTATGTTTATGCGATTGCATTACATAGGTGATTTGTGTGTAAGGGTTATATGCGAGCAAGGAATTTGGGGTTAAAATACTGTTTCGGCCGGGTGGAGTGTTATAAGCACCAATATAGGGCCTTAAAAATGCACTCCTGATTGAACAACCCATACAGCGAGGGAAGATGCTAATTTCATTGGGTAAAGGAATAAAATAAACGGATCTATAGATCTGGCCatattatcaataaacaatGATTAATATCTTATGTTATGTTTACCGATCACTTAGACTTAATTGCTGATCTGACGCTGTAGGCTTTGATGATTTTGTAAAGCACTTTATATCATAACGCGTATCGATGCTAACGATGAAAATCTTTAATAACAAACCGAGGCTCTTTCGCATAACAAAAGTCGAAGGCATGAAAATGAATCTTTCGGAAATATGGATGTGTTTTGTGCCAAAAAGTTTCAGATAAGGCcaaattaaattgtgtttgtgTTAAGCGTCACCACTTAGTACGAAAACCTATCCAGCTACCCTGAAACAAGAGGACCAAGATGGCCAtttatcgctcacctgattggacaaagggttctTAATTTAATGATCGGACACCAAAGTTGACACCGCTTGCCAAAACACCCGCCCTAAAAACAGAAAAGATGTGCTTATTTAAAagttacaaagggccataactcggAATATTCAAATTGTAGATATTTAACTTGTCACTAAAGATCACATTGTTACAGCGAATAAGTTTATgataatacaaaattatatacaagAAATGATAAAAGGGTCACTCATCAATGTCAGTTCAGCCTATTCCAGAAATCAATCTTATTTTCATCTGATTTAGACATGTCATTCCATAGTTCAGATCCAAACTGAAGTGCTGGTAGAGCAACCTTTTTATACAAACTAACTGAGGTTAAAAGATTTACGCATAATGTATGAACGCCCTGTGAAATAAGCATATATAATGAGTTTCGAGCCTTTTGAATTCGACCGCTTATTCGTTAGCCTATTTTTAAATTCGAATGTTGAAGTATACCGAGATTATTTGCAAAAGGTGCATTAGAAATAAGAGCGTCGCCATAGACGACTCTTATCGGGAGGGCACTACGACGTTTTGAAAAAAGTTATGGTTGTCGATTTTGTTACACCTAGTGTGAAGGAATTTGACCGAGGGTAACCTCAGGAACACtactgtgaaattattttgaaatcaggcCAAGTTTCTGAAGGAAAGATTATATAGTTAAAAGTAGTCCCAacccctggcagccatgttttCACGAATTAACATGGGATGAAGGAACTTGATATAGGGTCACCTACGGAgcatttctgtaaaattatgttgaaatcgGGCCATGGATTTctgaatgaatattttcatttttttccgtTCGTTAGCCATGGCAACTTTTATTCTGCGAGAATACTCGTCACctgtatatttgtgttttcttgACAGTCGTCAGGCGTTTGACCGGGTGTGGCATGACggattattttataaactccTGACCCTCAAAGCCGATGACCATATACCGGACAACAAATGTATTGATAACAACACGTTAGTGGCCCTGcgaaaaatgtatgtttgcgCAAAGAGTAAGGTGCGCTATCAAGGCCTTCAGTCGGCGGAATTTCCAGTGCTGCAAGGGACCCGCCAAAGAGGGAAGTGTTCTCCaatcatgtatttattgtatattgacGGTCTAATTAAAGAACTAGAGGATAGTGGCAACGGATTATACATATACGGTATAAAAATGAGTTCCCCTACAGTAGcagatgatattgttttgatttcCTATTCAAAAATAGGGATTGACAATATGCT
Coding sequences within:
- the LOC128207832 gene encoding muscarinic acetylcholine receptor M1-like; translated protein: MIILLNVLVILAFKRYAHLRKVNNYFILSLAITDLIVGFISVPCYGIYCILGYWPFGSLICDIFLLLDYGICYASVANLLVISFDRFYSISSPMAYRLRRTPCNAIVMIMLAWIIPFSVWAPAIFAGRFAEGKRMIPNGICYVPLFSNTVFTVCAMFLTIYIPIAAMLVLYNKIYKVIKSRKHRNTLSDKKAAKMLCVILIMFIVTLFPFSVFTIVFSVCGECIHPTLNASGYWLFYMSSAANPVCYATCNSNFRGAFLQILKVKESRDISNQHRAALWTI